Proteins from a single region of Festucalex cinctus isolate MCC-2025b chromosome 19, RoL_Fcin_1.0, whole genome shotgun sequence:
- the LOC144008026 gene encoding uncharacterized protein LOC144008026 isoform X1, translating into MWTLLSEIIDTKTHWRHANERKCSVASALAAFQVKTPTTRPSCFLTSVDVPLSKALSTFHYQRQPLLQPSPPELNGAESARTTRPVQSDVHQTGILVMRRVCVPELDLRFSDVAETFNELQERYESMVRHIRNLQNNCGCTHDNHLNISECVGKIREEHGDKFKVSLRMKGYDFSLSVVPVDSDGADNETLVPPALRIAQEELKCTSENTKAAVSKGTILQELIGWLLRSKVKIAEQVKKNAETYQEQGRLNENLEKNMKEVRRAKELSMKYRQHAEAVLTEAAQLAGAPL; encoded by the exons ATGTGGACTCTATTGTCAGAAATCATTGACACGAAAACACATTGGAGACACGCGAATGAAAGAAAATGCTCCGTTGCCTCTGCACTTGCTGCTTTTCAAGTGAAAACTCCGACAACGAG GCCGAGCTGCTTCCTGACCTCTGTGgatgtgcccttgagcaaggcattGAGTACATTTCATTATCAGCGGCAGCCTCTCCTGCAGCCCAGTCCACCCGAACTAAATGGAGCTGAATCTGCTAGGACAACACGACCAGTACAAAGTG ATGTGCATCAAACGGGCATATTAGTGATGAGGCGGGTATGCGTGCCAGAACTGGATTTGAGGTTTTCCGATGTGGCCGAGACCTTCAATGAGCTGCAAGAGCGTTATGAGTCCATGGTTCGACACATCAGAAACCTGCAAAACAATTGTGGTTGTACGCACGATAATCATCTGAATATATCTGAATGTGTGGGCAAGATCAGAGAAGAACACG GAGACAAATTCAAGGTCTCACTAAGGATGAAGGGCTACGACTTCTCCCTGTCGGTGGTTCCCGTGGATTCAGACGGAGCAGACAATGAAACTTTGGTTCCTCCCGCTTTGCGAATCGCTCAAGAAGAGCTGAAGTGCACTTCCGAGAACACCAAGGCCGCAGTATCGAAAGGTACCATCCTTCAAGAGCTGATTGGCTGGCTGCTCCGGAGCAAGGTTAAAATTGCCGAACAGGTGAAGAAGAACGCGGAGACTTACCAGGAGCAAGGAAGACTTAATGAGAATCTGGAAAAGAACATGAAGGAAGTAAGGAGGGCGAAGGAGTTGTCGATGAAATACAGACAACACGCTGAAGCAGTCCTTACTGAGGCAGCTCAGTTAGCAGGTGCTCCTctatag
- the LOC144008026 gene encoding uncharacterized protein LOC144008026 isoform X2, translated as MLRCLCTCCFSSENSDNERQPLLQPSPPELNGAESARTTRPVQSDVHQTGILVMRRVCVPELDLRFSDVAETFNELQERYESMVRHIRNLQNNCGCTHDNHLNISECVGKIREEHGDKFKVSLRMKGYDFSLSVVPVDSDGADNETLVPPALRIAQEELKCTSENTKAAVSKGTILQELIGWLLRSKVKIAEQVKKNAETYQEQGRLNENLEKNMKEVRRAKELSMKYRQHAEAVLTEAAQLAGAPL; from the exons ATGCTCCGTTGCCTCTGCACTTGCTGCTTTTCAAGTGAAAACTCCGACAACGAG CGGCAGCCTCTCCTGCAGCCCAGTCCACCCGAACTAAATGGAGCTGAATCTGCTAGGACAACACGACCAGTACAAAGTG ATGTGCATCAAACGGGCATATTAGTGATGAGGCGGGTATGCGTGCCAGAACTGGATTTGAGGTTTTCCGATGTGGCCGAGACCTTCAATGAGCTGCAAGAGCGTTATGAGTCCATGGTTCGACACATCAGAAACCTGCAAAACAATTGTGGTTGTACGCACGATAATCATCTGAATATATCTGAATGTGTGGGCAAGATCAGAGAAGAACACG GAGACAAATTCAAGGTCTCACTAAGGATGAAGGGCTACGACTTCTCCCTGTCGGTGGTTCCCGTGGATTCAGACGGAGCAGACAATGAAACTTTGGTTCCTCCCGCTTTGCGAATCGCTCAAGAAGAGCTGAAGTGCACTTCCGAGAACACCAAGGCCGCAGTATCGAAAGGTACCATCCTTCAAGAGCTGATTGGCTGGCTGCTCCGGAGCAAGGTTAAAATTGCCGAACAGGTGAAGAAGAACGCGGAGACTTACCAGGAGCAAGGAAGACTTAATGAGAATCTGGAAAAGAACATGAAGGAAGTAAGGAGGGCGAAGGAGTTGTCGATGAAATACAGACAACACGCTGAAGCAGTCCTTACTGAGGCAGCTCAGTTAGCAGGTGCTCCTctatag
- the LOC144008026 gene encoding uncharacterized protein LOC144008026 isoform X3 codes for MLRCLCTCCFSSENSDNEPSPPELNGAESARTTRPVQSDVHQTGILVMRRVCVPELDLRFSDVAETFNELQERYESMVRHIRNLQNNCGCTHDNHLNISECVGKIREEHGDKFKVSLRMKGYDFSLSVVPVDSDGADNETLVPPALRIAQEELKCTSENTKAAVSKGTILQELIGWLLRSKVKIAEQVKKNAETYQEQGRLNENLEKNMKEVRRAKELSMKYRQHAEAVLTEAAQLAGAPL; via the exons ATGCTCCGTTGCCTCTGCACTTGCTGCTTTTCAAGTGAAAACTCCGACAACGAG CCCAGTCCACCCGAACTAAATGGAGCTGAATCTGCTAGGACAACACGACCAGTACAAAGTG ATGTGCATCAAACGGGCATATTAGTGATGAGGCGGGTATGCGTGCCAGAACTGGATTTGAGGTTTTCCGATGTGGCCGAGACCTTCAATGAGCTGCAAGAGCGTTATGAGTCCATGGTTCGACACATCAGAAACCTGCAAAACAATTGTGGTTGTACGCACGATAATCATCTGAATATATCTGAATGTGTGGGCAAGATCAGAGAAGAACACG GAGACAAATTCAAGGTCTCACTAAGGATGAAGGGCTACGACTTCTCCCTGTCGGTGGTTCCCGTGGATTCAGACGGAGCAGACAATGAAACTTTGGTTCCTCCCGCTTTGCGAATCGCTCAAGAAGAGCTGAAGTGCACTTCCGAGAACACCAAGGCCGCAGTATCGAAAGGTACCATCCTTCAAGAGCTGATTGGCTGGCTGCTCCGGAGCAAGGTTAAAATTGCCGAACAGGTGAAGAAGAACGCGGAGACTTACCAGGAGCAAGGAAGACTTAATGAGAATCTGGAAAAGAACATGAAGGAAGTAAGGAGGGCGAAGGAGTTGTCGATGAAATACAGACAACACGCTGAAGCAGTCCTTACTGAGGCAGCTCAGTTAGCAGGTGCTCCTctatag